ttttattaatatttatagttcaactatgatattcaattctctatatgaaattaacactAGTTTAGTtgtattattcatcaaattatgtatttaatgtatcaaattaaccttgatttgattagtgttaaataattttgtttaattaatatttacatattaaaggtcccacataaatttttcgccttaggcctcaAATTATGTTGGGTCGCCCCTGATTATAAAGCCTGGTgctaaaaatgataaaactgctttttatttttatttaagtgcTTTCAAGAAACTGAATAGCTTTAGATTTACCAAATGGAAGACTTTTTTgagatgtcatttttttttcccttcacttAGAGAGGATGTTGTAGATGGCGCTTCAAGTGTTTGTAACATAATCTTTAGTGTTGAATTTGTACCATTAAATTTTAGATGAATGAAATATCATCgtttaaaaaattgacacatcTTTAGACACAAAGTTCTTGAGAGTTTAGGAAAAAAGAGATTCGAACTGCGGGTTTAATAGTATATTATAActatctcaaaatatatatatattgcttatTACCAAAACTAATTAATGATTATTCATATATAAAAGAGGAAAGCCAATCAACATATAGATCAGAAGTCATCAGTTGACGAAATCGCTAGATCCTTGTTTCCCATACACCAAAGACATGAGTCATACTAGAACCATATCACCTAGAATGTAAAGGCTCTCATCACTTTATGGAATCTACATGCAAGGATAGTATATAAACAAATGCAACTGCTAAATCAGATGTAGTACCATTGAAATTTGATATCAAGGTGAGGTGtacattgtttttgtttaaatggAATTCCAGTGACTAATAAATCTAGTAAATGCAACGATTCAGCTAGAAATAAATAGGAGTTAATCATGCAGGCTAAGAATTTTGAGCCTTTGAAAAGAAATAGCAGATTTCCTAAATGACTAATGATATATCTCAGTCAATCTCAATTTAATTCACTGGAGATTACATCTTTCAATAGTCCTAGCTTAAGACAAGGCAAAAACATTCGAGTAAAGCATGCAAACATCAAGTAAAACCTATGAATTCTCATTCAAAGAGAAACCTTTTTCTCTGCCTAATCCAATTTTGCCCACCCCAAACCCAATTTTGCCCACCCATTTGAGattatgggtctgtttggatagaacttattttgctgaaactgaaaactgaaaacctttttttttttctttttttttacaagatagaattctactctagtctaatctaagtgtatatgtgtgtgaaactccctcctggagacttgaaccccaaccCTTGCCCCCTGCActctacaagcacttatacttgtggagtgaccatcgcaccaaaggAGTGCGGTggtgaaaaatgaaaactaaaaacactgtagcaaaataatttttaaatgtgtgagtAGTATTGtgagatccatttttaatgaaaaaaaaatgctgaaaaatgtaatttgtaagacccatgaatagtgcacaAATGCATGTTCACTGCTGACTTAGTCAAAAGGTGTggctgaagcaaaaaaaaaaaaaaaaaaaaactgaaaacgcaAAACGCAAAACGCAGCAAGAAACGCAGATCCAAACCGCACctatatacccaacccaattttACCCACCCCAAACtcacccatttgacacccctaatCACCACCCAACCTTGAGAGTCAGGGCAAACACGGATGACCTGCCACTTCATAAGTGCACACAAGGCGGCGAGATTCTTCATCATACACGTAGTCAGGAGGATCAGGGCATAGTAGTCGACAAGTCTCGGGCCACACTCTATGACGAAAGTTACAACACTTGAACACGAAACCTTCAAAGGTTTTCAGGGTGCactcagcagcagcagcagcggCGTTGGACTTGGccttaaattgaattttaaaatttacgCCAGCGGCGAGCATTACCATCATCTTAACAAGTCTCACAAATTCAAAATCCGTGCCCTACACCAACCaatttgttcaaattgaagATTAATAAGTATATACATATAGTATAGACagatagatagatagagagatatatagagataaagaagaaaaaaaaccttaacTTGGTTGTAGCGGTCTAACAGCATCTCTCCATAGACACAACATTCATATCGTTCCTCCTCAGAAATCTGAGGAACAagcaagtttaattttttttatatataaaaaaatttaaggaaaaaaaaaaaaaaaaagccttctattcttcttttcctaataaaaaagaaaagacccaCACATTGCACATaccaaacaagaagaaaaaaagagaggcagAGAAATATAATATACCTAAAAGAGccttgagagttgagagagagagagtagagagcgAGAGTGTGTGTATAAGTACTATTCCAAAATTGAAAGGGCTGCGCGAATTAAGCTACAGGGCGTAAGTTGAACGCTTGGTTGATACGGCAAGCGTTTTGATGCTGAATGAATCattgataaattttaattaaattacagATGGCCCCTTCTAACTTTGATTGAAATTCAATTCACTCCTTTAATTTCACTTTGGTCAATAAAGCTttctataatttcaaaaatgtgAACTATTTTCCTTGCATCGGTAAAGAAATTAACAAAAGACTAAGGATTTGGTGGATAAGCATTCACATTTAGCTCGTGTAAAATGGTATAAGGACCAAATTTTTCGTAACTAACTTCAAAAATTACTCACATCAGTTTATGCATCCATTgtgcaaaatgcatttttgttaCAGTACTTTTGCAAATATACATAAGCACTTTTTTgtgcatttcttttttctttttcttttttctttttttgcaatatGTGAGAATGAAGAAATGGAGTAAATGGTGATTGTAATATGTAAAAATAGAGaaacaattatataaataaataaaattttatatttaatgaaataaactttagaataaataatctaatgtgggtgttttgaacAATGATTaagtaaaatggaaaaaataggttcttatgttaaaatttttctttaaaaaaattgtacgaCTTGATGTTAATACTTAGGgtggttttaatttttggtacAAAATACACTATGAATTGGAGGCTCGGAGCTGTCATTTAGGGTGagtttgaggttttttttttttttttttttttttgagtctttATCAAAGCATTTCTAGTAGAAGACTAACGGGAAGTCTTAATTGAATATGTTAGATTAGAGGAATCAATTGAATGAATGAAGTTAGAGACCTGAGTTGAATTTTGGTCAAATATAAAAGgtgccaaaacaaaaaatgtggACATGCGgtttaagtggtaggttgtcaACAAAATTTATTGACACTTATTACTAAGGGTGGCAATTCGTATTCGAGTGTCGAGTTTGTATCATGTTGACTCATGAGTATTCAACTATATAGGTCAACCCTAAtccgacatgtttattaaatgggtcaatatttttcaatcctaacacaactcatttattaaacaggtcaatCGTGTCGACctgtttatcaaattttatcaaaatgaacaaaaaaaaaattaagtattaaccaaattgatatgaattatgaaaaacaaacaaaaaaaatatttttaatataaaatttagaactaaCGAGTAATtgtatcacaaataatcattcaaaacaaaaacatatctcaatatcacaaataatcaatcataatatgtcccaaaaaaaaaatcacaacaactaataagtttatatacctaagGTTTGAGgagtatattggtaaaatgttaTTCAATTAAATGAGTCAAACAGGTTAAACGGGTTCCATGTGATAAATaccatggttttgaaaccctGACTGGATCGTACGATCCGACTGGAAAAACCTCGAACTACTTATTTTTGCAGTTCTTTTAGCCTCAAGAACCGCTCTATGGGAAAAAAGCAGGGATCCGTGTGAACCGCGATCAAACCTCACAGTTCTAAGAACCGTGATCAGACTGCTTCTCACGATTCCCTACTTCCCTTTGAATctgaacttttaaaaaaaaacacacacacacacacacacacaaatacacaAAAACAAGCTTTAAATTTTGCTTTCAGAGTACATCATGCAGCTTCCTCTCTTCAAAAACTCTTCTCTTGGGCAAAGCAAACTTTAAATTCTGCCACTGCCATCTCCAACATCATAGCTTTAAATTTTGGCTTTGTTATCTCCCAGTAATGTGTGTGTGACAGGGTGAAagtatgagagaaagagaatgagaaatagAGAGCtagagatgaagaaagaaaaaaagaagcagagAGGAGTCAAAGGACACGTTGTGTGGAGGAAGagttctagaaaaaaaaaaaaaaaaaaaaaaaaacaagatgaGATGAGTGGGGATGGGAATGGGGATACaagtgtggaggagaaaaaacaagagaaaaaaagaaaaagaaaatggtccGTATAGATGcaaggaaagaaaggaaaaagaataaaaaattacaatcaaatgttaccacaatattttcacaatattttataataaattttaagtaacaaattgttattacttaatattggtgagtaaaaaaataattacaatgatagattcaaattaaaactaataataaatgtaaattttgttgtaaaaatattactaaaaatgttatagaagtACAATTTCAATACTCTGATGTTGTAGAGCCACCCACCCACCCATCCACCCACGTGCTTTGATTGGACAATGCtactttaattcaaaattttgtactATAACCAAGACTTGTCAACATAGAATGGAACAaagagtttttattattattattattatacttcAATTTTTGTTCCAATTATCTAAGTGCATCACTGCATctattgttttgcttttgttaataaaatggcatgttaaataaattatggaatttttatgaaaaatatattttattttatttttctatttttctatttgtattaatttaatatatttatttatattttaaataattattaaattaattatgatgtcatcatAGTTCAACATCGGTCCGACcttcaaaacctttttttttttttagaatcttcCGATCTtcaaaaccttgaacctcttctTTAACAGTTCATTGAACGGTCCGATGTTGAAAACCACGACAAATACTGACCCAATccatttattaaataagttaGTCATGTCAACTCAAATATGACACGAGCCAACTAAATCTCAACTCATAACCTATTAATTTCATGTCGTTTCATGTCGAGTTCACGAGTCGTATCCAATTTTAGCATCCTTAGACATATATTTTCATAACGCAACTTCGTTTCGTTGCTATAAAAAGTACCTTTCAAGGACAATACTTTTGCCTAAACACCCACAAAGTCGCCACAACAATCACTTTGAAAACGAAAAGTACAAAACGAAGGGCGTTTTTTCCGTTGATTCCTTAAAAAAACCGAGGAGCCCACTGGAACAGAAGACGAGAACATTAAAAAAACCACGGAAATGGGGAACTCTCTGTCTTTGAAAAACCAAGGTCCACgcaactttcttcttcttttccctttacCAAAACATTTATATATTCTTTACATTCATCATCAGAGTCACTGTGCTTGTTCAGAATCAGAGTGTACAAGAAATTGAATGAAACCAAAACCAAGGATCGACATTATCATGTGGAGGTTCATGGGATCAAGATTAACTGGTTCAACAAGGTGTATGTCAACCTCAACCAGGGCCCTTTGTAGGTTTGGTTGGTGGGACCGTGTGAGCCCAGCTGCTAAGGACCCCATCACTGGTGTCACTGAGGCTTTTCTTGCTGACAATAATCCCCACAAGATCAATCTCGGAGTGgtacacttttttcttttataaattatgtttcccccctttttttttgtgtgtatttcTGATTTGTATGTGATACTGGTTTTAATTACAGGGAGCTTATAGGGATGATGAGGGGAAACCAGTTGTTCTTCAATGTGTTAGAAATGCAGAGGCAAAGATTGctggttgtgattttatgtgAGTTTTAATTGTTGGGTGTTCTTTGATTGAGCtcaatctttcttcttcttcttcatttgtttttgctaaaattcaatttagttctTTGACTTTTACTTTATGTCAAATTAGTTCTAAGGTTTAATCTTTGTAAATTTAGTTCCTCACCATGTAACAATGAGTCAATCTAGCCCTTATGTCCAAGTCTGTTAGCAAACAATTTCGTAtaaatattctttattttattaaaatataattgaaaacaTAATGAGATGTGCCATTTAATAAATTGATGATGACATGTACCATTTAATAGATTGGTGAGTagtagtttaaaaaaatttgaaaaattgttaTAATCTAGTAATAGTCAAGGAactaaattgatttattttcccTACTTCCAAGTATCATATTCTAGTGTGATTTTGTTAGAAATGTTGGTAGGGAGTCAAATGCTACTGCAGTGGGTTCAAAATTGGTGGAGGAGAGTGTGAAACTGGCTTATGGAAAAGATGCCAATGTTGTAAAAGAAGGGACTTTTGCTGGGCTCCAAGCTCTTTCAGGTACTGGTGCATGTCGTCTCTTTGCTGAGTTTCAGAGGCGCTTCCATCCTGAATCACCAATTTATTTTCCTGATCCAACTTGGTCCAAGTAAGCTTGTTCTGTACTCTTTGAAAAggtttttcattttgtatgttgatttcactattttattattattgctttTAGATTTGATGAGTTGTTATTATGGTTAAAATACTTGTTTCTGCATCGACTTGGAATAAAACATAACTTGATCAATTAATCATTGCTTAAGTGCTTTGGGGTGtaaatcaattctttttttattgtgcATTTCATAGCCACCCCAATATCTGGAGAGATGCCCAAGTTCCAGTAAGAACCTTCCAGTACTACCATCCTGTTTCGAAGGGTTTAAACTTTGCAGCTCTCATGGATGATATAAAGGTATAAGAGTCTACTTGGATTTGTTAGTCATGAGGTTGAGGATGATACTGTTTCTATTGATGCAAAATAGATGTCATGCTTTCTAAGCATCTAACGCTTCATGCCACTCAAACAATAGAAGCTTATTTGTTCAATCAATAATGAATATGCTACATTTAAGGACTTTTTGTTTGAATATAAAATCCCTTTGGAACATTGTAATGTCAATAAGATGGTCCTTTTTGACAATCTTTTGATGGAAAGAAAGTAAATTGAGTGTTTTAGACTGCAGTCAATTAGAGAGGATTTTaactttttcttattctttcacCAAAGGTATAAACTCATGCATATCACATGCATTTTACAAGTGTTCGAATTTTGAGTCGAAACATGGAATCAACCAGTACCCACTTCCGTAGTCTTTAGCCAATGGAATATTTTTTGCCTACATTATCAATTGACTGCTGTGTATTACCTTATACAACAATGGAACAAAGGAAATGATTGACCGtctttcatttatttcattCGATGGTGTTTAGAATGCCCCAGatgcttccttttttttactACATCCTTGTGCTCACAATCCAACTGGAGTTGACCCTACTGCAGAACAGTGGAGGGAGATCTCATATCAATTTAAGGTAATTTGTTAAATATAGTCTTTACT
The sequence above is drawn from the Quercus robur chromosome 7, dhQueRobu3.1, whole genome shotgun sequence genome and encodes:
- the LOC126692521 gene encoding aspartate aminotransferase, mitochondrial-like, translating into MKPKPRIDIIMWRFMGSRLTGSTRCMSTSTRALCRFGWWDRVSPAAKDPITGVTEAFLADNNPHKINLGVGAYRDDEGKPVVLQCVRNAEAKIAGCDFINVGRESNATAVGSKLVEESVKLAYGKDANVVKEGTFAGLQALSGTGACRLFAEFQRRFHPESPIYFPDPTWSNHPNIWRDAQVPVRTFQYYHPVSKGLNFAALMDDIKNAPDASFFLLHPCAHNPTGVDPTAEQWREISYQFKVKSHFPFFDVAYQGFASGDLDMDAQAIRIFLEDGHLIGCAQSFAKNMGLYGHRVGCLSVLCADAKQAVAVKSQLQQIARAMYSNPPIHGLLLVSTILSDPETKALWVKEVKVMANRIQQMRSTLRESLEKLASPLNWEHITNQVGMFCFSGLSADQVDRLVREFHIYLTRDGRMSMAGVTTSNVSYLANAIHEVTRYN